One Helianthus annuus cultivar XRQ/B chromosome 7, HanXRQr2.0-SUNRISE, whole genome shotgun sequence genomic region harbors:
- the LOC110866465 gene encoding uncharacterized mitochondrial protein AtMg01250-like codes for MDWLKKRKKKAFLLKIDFEKAYDNVNWHFLLSMMSQMGFPEKWCTWVKGIFASSRASILVNGSPTFQFNSEKGLRQGDPLSPFLFLIVMECLSWMLDKAKSIGEHRGISWSANDMNINHIFYADDALIMGEWSRSNLQCTARILRVFYLCSGLRINLHKSNLIYSGSVRIMRRLIA; via the coding sequence ATGGATTGGTTGAAAAAAAGGAAGAAAAAGGCTTTTCTCTTGAAGATAGATTTTGAAAAGGCCTATGACAACGTCAATTGGCATTTTCTATTATCAATGATGTCGCAAATGGGTTTCCCGGAGAAATGGTGCACATGGGTTAAAGGTATCTTTGCTTCTAGTCGGGCGTCTATCCTTGTAAATGGGTCTCCTACCTTTCAGTTTAATAGCGAAAAGGGCCTTCGCCAAGGTGACCCATTATCGCCTTTCTTATTTCTTATTGTGATGGAATGCCTATCTTGGATGTTGGATAAAGCTAAAAGCATTGGTGAACATAGAGGCATTAGTTGGTCGGCGAACGATATGAATATCAATCATATTTTCTACGCGGACGATGCCCTTATAATGGGTGAATGGTCCCGTAGCAATCTTCAATGTACGGCCCGAATTCTTAGGGTCTTCTATTTATGTTCGGGTTTACGTATAAACCTTCataaatctaatctaatctatTCGGGGTCGGTACGGATAATGAGGAGGTTGATAGCATGA